The segment TAGGAAAGTTATTAGGAAAAGGAACTTTTGCGAAAGTGTACTATGGTAAAGAAGTGGAAACAGGGGAAAGTGTAGCCATTAAAGTGATAAAAAAAGATCAAGTTCAAAAAGAAGGAATGATGGAGCAAATCACAAGAGAAATCTCAGTGATGGGGCTGGTTCGTCATCCGAATATAGTTGAACTCAAAGAAGTTATGGCGACAAAGTCTAAAATCTTCTTTATAATGGAGTATGTTAAAGGGGGTGAGCTTTTCGCAAAATTAGTATCCAAAGGCAAATTTAAAGAAGATACAGCAAGAAAGTACTTTCAACAGTTGATAAGTGCTGTTGATTTCTGTCATAGTCGAGGCGTTTATCATCGCGATTTGAAGCCTGAGAACTTACTCCTTGATGAGAATGAGGACTTGAAGATATCTGATTTCGGGCTATCGGCTTTGCCTGATGAGCAGTTGAGTAGAAATGATGGTTTGCTTCATACACAGTGTGGGACACCAGCATATGTTGCTCCTGAGGTTTTAAGGAGAAAAGGTTATGATGGTGCAAAAGCTGATATTTGGTCATGTGGGGTTATCTTGTATGTGCTTCTAGCTGGTTACTTGCCATTTCAAGATGAGAATGTGATGAACATGTACAAGAAGATCTTCAAGGCGTATTTCGAGTTCCCTCCTTGGTTTTCAATGGATTCGAGGCGTTTGATATCTAAACTTTTAATGGCTGATCCAGACAGGAGGATCACTATTCAAGGTATCATGAGGGTTCCATGGTTTAGAAAGGATTTCGCCATGCCACGGGCTTTTTCAATCCAAGAttttcaaaagttagaaaatgaTCATGTTGAAGAAGGAATGAGCAGCAAACAAGGAGGAGGGGTCATAAGGAAATCCCCTTCATCCCCTGCATTTTTCAATGCATTCGAGTTGATCTCATCGATGTCTTCTGGTTTCGACTTGTCTAGCTTGTTTGAGATCAAAGGGAAGGCATCATCCATGTTCACTTCAAGGAGCACTGCCCGGGATGTTATCCGTAAAATGGAGAAAATGGCTAAAGTTATGAGGTATAAGGTTTATAGGGTAAAACCATTCAAGTTAAAGATGCAATGCCCCGAGGAAGGACGAAAAGGGCGGTTGTTGGTGACCGCTGAGGTGTTCAAGGTGGCCCCGGAAGTCACCGTGGTCGAGCTCTCTAAGTCCTCCGGCGACACGTTGGAGTATAACAAGTTTTGTGAAGAGGAAGTTAGGCCAGCATTGAAGGACATTGTTTGGACATGGCAAGGGACAGGTACTGGAAATGCTGATATTGATAACAAACAGGACCTGGAGCAATAAACATTTGGTACATGTGCATTTTTCTCCCTCTTCTTTTGTGTTTGTGTTTCGCTCCTACCGATCGGCTGATGGAAATAAATCAACTATCGGAGATATTCGTGTTACTTTGTCAATCCTGATGATTTGTACATATATTGTGTGTTATACTGACCACTTTTGGATTTATATTATTTGCATGTTGTGATTCACTTAATTTCCTCTAGTTATTCAAGCACAATTAATCCAAGCTTGTAGGGGATTTTCTTCAAAGGGATATATTTCACCTCCCTTTATCTATTTGTAAGTTGGACATTTTGTTCAGATTTGATATCAATTTCATGgtcaataaatatatgaagatgACTTATCAAAATCTATCGGTTAAATGCTAGCTTAGTTGTAAACTCATAAATTCTgttgtttaaatttctttaggttcctaaaaaatttaattaacatatGTTGATcgagtaaaaaatatttacataattaagAGATATTATGTAAAATCTTTAAATAAACATTAAATGACATTTGATAGAACTAttaacttttaaatataatgacatgatatttttttgataaatatttaataatattattaacattttattcatattaaattttatttatatcgtataaattaataatataaaaataacaatatttacaAGTAGTTCCATATTTCAACAGGGAGTTCCAACAGCCCACATGACTCCATCCacaataagataatatattgtgggttcaactatttatttaattaagcaACATCTCATTTTCCATGACAATGTGACACCTTGTATTCatagaatatttaattatttatgccACCTCTCATTCAACTTGTCAATTTAATCAGCACCTAAATTTGTTTGGCTGAGTTTTAGCTACCACACcaactcaagaaaaaaaaaacaaaaatcatccAATTGGAACCAATTTATTGGTTCCAAATTAAGAATATGATAtctttttattctattattttgCTAATTTTGGAAGCTAATGAGATTGCTTATGTGTTTGGAGTTAGGTTGTTTAGTATATGAGAAAATAGAGGGAATTTTGAACTTCAATAAactcttatatttatatatttgtagtAAATAACGATCATCTAACTACTACCAaactagaaaatataataattttttaaatttaaaaaatctgtTTTTAATCAtgcaaattttaaatttaacttgaTGTTATAATCATATAGaactttatttttaacttcaatTAGGTAAATtccaaataaaatgaaaattatataaaactatGCCCAAACCCTCCTAAAATATTGTATTAAATTAAATCTATAGTTATGTCACTGCTGGTCAAGAATGTCTACATGAGAGcataatcttaattttttttataagggCTTGAGCACTTGTATATTCTAAATCAACTATTTTGATAGGGGATTTTCTATTAGTGATATAATGCAAATATATCTAACTTGAAAGTTCATACTACTATTGCAAAatgtaaacataaaataatattatggaACTACACAATATTGAAgatcaaataaaaattcatatataatctCCAGTAATTTACAATAGGGCTAGATGAGTCTACTTCATTTTCCGGGAACAAAGTTTGTGGCAAAAGCCCAGGCATTGTTGTTAACTGGATCAGCAATGTGATCTGCAAGATTTTCCAATGG is part of the Solanum pennellii chromosome 8, SPENNV200 genome and harbors:
- the LOC107028509 gene encoding CBL-interacting serine/threonine-protein kinase 5-like, producing MEERQLLFDKYEIGKLLGKGTFAKVYYGKEVETGESVAIKVIKKDQVQKEGMMEQITREISVMGLVRHPNIVELKEVMATKSKIFFIMEYVKGGELFAKLVSKGKFKEDTARKYFQQLISAVDFCHSRGVYHRDLKPENLLLDENEDLKISDFGLSALPDEQLSRNDGLLHTQCGTPAYVAPEVLRRKGYDGAKADIWSCGVILYVLLAGYLPFQDENVMNMYKKIFKAYFEFPPWFSMDSRRLISKLLMADPDRRITIQGIMRVPWFRKDFAMPRAFSIQDFQKLENDHVEEGMSSKQGGGVIRKSPSSPAFFNAFELISSMSSGFDLSSLFEIKGKASSMFTSRSTARDVIRKMEKMAKVMRYKVYRVKPFKLKMQCPEEGRKGRLLVTAEVFKVAPEVTVVELSKSSGDTLEYNKFCEEEVRPALKDIVWTWQGTGTGNADIDNKQDLEQ